A single Paraburkholderia sp. D15 DNA region contains:
- a CDS encoding MgtC/SapB family protein gives MLGNLELISRLVLAAALGSVIGFERERLSWAAGLRTHMLVCVGSALIMIVSAYGFAEVLTGEHVVLDPSRMAAQVVSGIGFLGAGSILLRGEIVRGLTTAASLWSVAAIGLAVGGGLYTASIAATIIILIILAGIKPLERRFITVKQRRQVSMIVERGSMTFHSLHDELGAASPRVKQFVMQQSDDAPECDEVMITLHRVSNTEYEAICSRLRQLHGVRQFRQDEVSS, from the coding sequence ATGTTGGGGAATCTCGAACTCATCTCCCGGCTGGTACTGGCCGCCGCGCTCGGCAGCGTGATCGGCTTCGAGCGGGAGCGGCTCTCGTGGGCGGCGGGGTTGCGCACGCACATGCTGGTCTGCGTCGGCTCGGCGCTCATCATGATCGTGTCGGCCTACGGCTTTGCCGAAGTGCTGACTGGCGAACACGTGGTGCTCGATCCGTCGCGGATGGCCGCGCAGGTCGTGTCGGGCATCGGCTTTCTCGGCGCGGGCTCGATTCTGCTGCGCGGCGAGATCGTGCGCGGGCTGACGACCGCAGCGAGCTTGTGGTCGGTGGCGGCGATTGGGCTGGCGGTCGGCGGCGGGCTGTACACGGCGTCGATCGCGGCGACGATCATCATTCTGATCATCCTCGCCGGCATCAAGCCGCTCGAGCGCCGCTTCATCACCGTCAAGCAACGGCGTCAGGTGTCGATGATCGTCGAGCGCGGCAGCATGACGTTCCACTCGCTGCACGACGAACTCGGCGCCGCGAGCCCACGCGTCAAGCAATTCGTGATGCAGCAGAGCGACGACGCGCCCGAGTGCGACGAGGTCATGATTACGCTGCATCGCGTGTCGAACACGGAATACGAGGCGATCTGCTCGCGCTTGCGGCAATTGCATGGCGTCAGGCAGTTCCGGCAGGACGAAGTGTCGTCCTGA
- a CDS encoding AGE family epimerase/isomerase: protein MHSMNPSAGSTVALAAALRDHFANVVLPMWRGAGFNTALKLPYEAVSAENRQPLPAERYRAMACARQLFVFSQAGDAGHAQVLFDSLMHTFQDTRNGGWFYSVDAQGAPLDTTKDLYTHAFVVFACAEFGRRHGNPDALETVHRTSALIQSQFAADDDLFNAALSADFGRVTGTPVQNPLMHLTEAWLAAREATRDNAFDAALRRLAGAVARHFVHAPTGCIAELPIDAADNRLEPGHQFEWFWLVRQAGGLFDDSGLVESLQRAFAFARQLGVDETTGGVYASLDEAGQIKDATQRIWAQTEYLRALASHDDAAVRAALPRQITLFEQRFLRPAGWFECKTPAGDVARADMPSTTPYHLATAYDALPS from the coding sequence ATGCACAGCATGAACCCATCCGCCGGCTCGACGGTCGCTCTCGCCGCCGCGCTACGCGATCACTTCGCGAACGTCGTGTTGCCCATGTGGCGCGGCGCGGGTTTCAATACCGCGTTGAAACTGCCGTACGAGGCGGTGAGTGCCGAGAATCGCCAGCCGCTGCCGGCCGAGCGCTATCGGGCGATGGCGTGCGCGCGGCAGTTGTTCGTGTTCTCGCAGGCGGGCGACGCCGGACACGCCCAGGTGCTGTTCGATTCGCTGATGCACACCTTTCAGGACACGCGGAACGGCGGATGGTTCTACAGCGTCGACGCGCAAGGCGCTCCGCTCGACACCACCAAGGACCTCTACACCCACGCTTTCGTCGTCTTCGCCTGCGCCGAATTCGGCCGACGCCACGGCAACCCCGACGCGCTGGAGACGGTGCATCGCACGTCGGCGCTGATCCAGTCCCAATTCGCCGCCGACGACGATCTGTTCAACGCCGCACTCAGCGCGGACTTCGGCCGCGTCACCGGTACGCCGGTCCAGAATCCGCTGATGCATCTGACCGAAGCATGGCTCGCGGCGCGCGAAGCCACCCGCGACAACGCGTTCGACGCCGCCTTGCGGCGCCTCGCGGGCGCCGTCGCGCGGCACTTCGTGCATGCGCCGACGGGTTGCATCGCCGAATTGCCGATCGACGCGGCGGACAACCGTCTCGAACCCGGCCACCAGTTCGAATGGTTCTGGCTGGTCAGGCAGGCAGGCGGTCTGTTCGACGATTCGGGCCTCGTCGAATCGCTGCAGCGCGCTTTTGCATTTGCGCGACAACTCGGCGTGGACGAGACAACCGGCGGCGTGTACGCATCGCTCGACGAAGCGGGCCAGATCAAGGACGCCACCCAGCGGATCTGGGCGCAAACCGAGTATCTGCGCGCGCTCGCCAGTCATGACGACGCGGCCGTACGCGCCGCGCTGCCCCGCCAGATCACGCTTTTCGAGCAGCGCTTCCTGCGTCCGGCGGGTTGGTTCGAGTGCAAAACGCCGGCTGGCGACGTCGCGCGTGCCGACATGCCGTCCACCACGCCGTATCACCTGGCCACCGCTTACGACGCATTGCCGTCCTGA
- a CDS encoding cold-shock protein codes for MATGTVKWFNDAKGFGFITPDDGGEDLFAHFSEVQGSGFKSLQENQKVSFEVKQGPKGKQAANITPA; via the coding sequence ATGGCAACAGGTACTGTGAAGTGGTTTAACGATGCAAAGGGCTTTGGCTTCATCACGCCGGACGACGGCGGCGAAGACCTGTTCGCGCACTTTTCGGAAGTTCAAGGCAGCGGCTTCAAGTCCCTGCAGGAAAACCAGAAAGTGTCGTTTGAAGTCAAGCAAGGCCCGAAGGGCAAGCAGGCTGCAAACATCACGCCGGCCTAA
- a CDS encoding methyl-accepting chemotaxis protein produces MFSKIKVASGLLCVLAAFCVFQLVTVGLGFWSLTSTHDDVDDLSNIALKQVDAVNETTQRLMDARINLSRAGTRMVRGGGEPTDIVQHAREQLSAADQSFAAFMSAQKTSDENTARATALAERYKKLHDALSELAQFLDGNNIQAFLDQPTQSFQDAYLVESHNFVKFGNAASRASLDSIDARMATFRAVSIAILVLLVAGTVAVYAALRRGVVAPLEEAGRHFDRIAQGRLDQPIASRGTNEIGRLFSGLAKMQASVARTVQTVRESADSIHLGADEIATGNADLSARTENQAASLEETASSMEELTATVRQNADHAREANALAETALEATSRGSEVVNQVVDKMRGIAQSSDKIAEIISVIDGIAFQTNILALNAAVEAARAGEQGRGFAVVAGEVRGLAQRSAQSAKEIKTLISESVAEIQGGSTLVEHAGEAMSNVSASISRVTQMMAEISASSLEQSTGIEQVNQAVVQMDEMTQQNAALVEQAAAAAASLHQQTQQLKQAVSVFEISESVLRTQHFDAIRMDGGETGLSGLRAI; encoded by the coding sequence ATGTTCAGCAAGATCAAGGTCGCCTCCGGCCTGTTGTGTGTTCTGGCCGCCTTCTGCGTGTTCCAGCTGGTTACGGTCGGCCTGGGCTTCTGGTCGCTCACCAGTACGCACGACGACGTCGACGACCTGTCGAATATCGCGCTGAAACAGGTGGACGCGGTCAACGAAACGACCCAGCGCCTGATGGACGCGCGCATCAACCTGTCGCGCGCCGGAACGCGCATGGTGCGCGGCGGCGGCGAGCCGACCGACATCGTGCAGCACGCGCGCGAGCAGTTGTCGGCCGCCGACCAGTCGTTCGCCGCGTTCATGAGCGCGCAGAAGACCAGCGACGAGAACACCGCCCGCGCGACGGCCCTCGCCGAGCGCTACAAGAAACTCCACGACGCGCTGTCGGAGCTCGCGCAGTTCCTCGACGGCAACAACATTCAGGCGTTCCTCGACCAGCCGACGCAGTCGTTTCAGGACGCGTACCTCGTCGAGTCGCATAACTTCGTGAAATTCGGCAATGCCGCGAGCCGTGCGTCGCTCGATTCGATCGATGCGCGCATGGCGACCTTCCGCGCGGTGAGCATCGCGATTCTGGTGTTGCTGGTGGCGGGCACCGTCGCTGTCTACGCGGCGCTGCGTCGTGGCGTGGTCGCGCCGCTGGAAGAAGCGGGCCGCCACTTCGACCGCATCGCGCAAGGCCGCCTCGACCAGCCGATCGCGTCGCGCGGCACCAACGAAATCGGCCGCCTGTTCTCGGGCCTCGCGAAAATGCAGGCGAGCGTGGCGCGCACCGTGCAGACCGTGCGCGAATCCGCCGACTCGATTCACCTCGGCGCCGACGAAATCGCGACCGGCAATGCGGATCTGTCGGCACGCACCGAAAACCAGGCGGCATCGCTCGAAGAAACCGCGTCGAGCATGGAAGAGCTGACCGCCACCGTGCGTCAGAATGCCGACCACGCCCGCGAAGCCAACGCGCTCGCCGAAACCGCGCTCGAAGCGACCTCGCGCGGCAGCGAGGTGGTCAATCAGGTGGTCGACAAGATGCGCGGCATCGCGCAAAGCTCGGACAAGATCGCCGAGATCATTTCGGTGATCGACGGCATTGCGTTCCAGACCAATATCCTCGCGCTGAACGCGGCCGTGGAAGCGGCGCGCGCGGGCGAGCAGGGGCGCGGGTTCGCGGTGGTCGCGGGCGAAGTGCGCGGCCTCGCGCAGCGTAGCGCGCAGTCGGCCAAGGAAATCAAGACGCTGATCAGCGAGTCGGTCGCCGAGATTCAGGGCGGCTCCACGCTGGTCGAGCATGCGGGCGAGGCGATGAGCAACGTGTCCGCATCGATTTCGCGCGTCACGCAGATGATGGCGGAGATCAGCGCGTCGTCGCTCGAGCAGAGCACCGGTATCGAGCAGGTCAATCAGGCGGTGGTGCAGATGGACGAGATGACGCAGCAGAACGCGGCGCTCGTCGAACAGGCGGCGGCCGCTGCGGCTTCGCTGCATCAGCAGACGCAACAACTCAAGCAGGCCGTGTCCGTGTTTGAAATTTCGGAAAGTGTGTTGCGCACGCAACATTTCGATGCGATTCGCATGGACGGCGGTGAAACAGGCTTGTCCGGGCTGCGCGCGATTTAA
- a CDS encoding PaaI family thioesterase, which produces MTDLLDRARGALHAQPFSMLLGAELMHTGSQELTLCLPIRDELRQQHGFVHGGVISYLADNALTFAGALSLGPKVVTGEFKINYLRPVMNGTLIARAKVVYAGRYQATCQCEVYVVEGNREKLVAVAQGTINRIGETGEHEPAG; this is translated from the coding sequence ATGACCGACCTCCTCGACCGGGCGCGCGGCGCGCTGCATGCCCAGCCGTTCAGCATGCTGCTGGGCGCCGAGCTGATGCACACCGGCAGCCAGGAATTGACGCTGTGCCTGCCGATCCGCGACGAGCTGAGGCAACAGCATGGCTTCGTGCATGGCGGCGTCATCAGCTATCTCGCCGACAACGCGTTGACGTTCGCAGGCGCGCTGTCGCTGGGTCCGAAGGTCGTGACCGGCGAATTCAAGATCAACTATCTGCGGCCCGTGATGAACGGCACGCTGATCGCGCGGGCCAAGGTGGTGTATGCCGGCCGCTACCAGGCGACCTGCCAGTGCGAGGTCTATGTGGTGGAAGGGAATCGCGAGAAGCTGGTGGCGGTGGCGCAGGGGACCATCAATCGCATCGGCGAGACGGGCGAGCACGAACCGGCGGGATGA
- a CDS encoding ureidoglycolate lyase: MKLLRYGPKGQEKPGLLDAQGKLRDLSGVVGDIDGAALTDEGLAKLRALDPASLPAVEGNPRIGPCVGKIGKFICIGLNYADHAAESNLPVPAEPVIFNKWTSAICGPNDDVEIPRGSKKTDWEVELGVVIGKPAKYVDEANALDYVAGYCVVNDVSEREWQIERGGTWDKGKGFDTFGPIGPWVVTRDEVADPQNLSLWLEVDGHRYQNGSTKTMVFGVAKLVSYVSQCMSLQPGDVISTGTPPGVGMGVKPNPVFLKPGQTMRLGIEGLGEQTQKTYAAE, from the coding sequence ATGAAACTGCTTCGTTATGGGCCGAAAGGCCAGGAAAAGCCGGGCCTGCTCGACGCGCAAGGCAAGCTTCGCGATCTGTCCGGCGTGGTCGGCGATATCGACGGCGCGGCGCTGACCGACGAAGGGCTCGCCAAACTGCGCGCGCTCGACCCGGCGTCGTTGCCGGCGGTGGAAGGCAATCCGCGTATCGGGCCGTGCGTCGGCAAGATCGGCAAGTTCATCTGCATCGGGCTGAATTACGCGGACCATGCGGCGGAATCGAATCTGCCGGTGCCGGCTGAACCGGTCATCTTCAACAAGTGGACCAGCGCGATCTGCGGGCCGAACGACGACGTGGAAATTCCGCGCGGCTCGAAGAAGACCGACTGGGAAGTGGAGCTCGGCGTGGTGATCGGCAAGCCGGCGAAGTATGTCGACGAAGCCAACGCGCTCGACTACGTCGCCGGTTACTGCGTGGTCAACGACGTGTCGGAGCGCGAGTGGCAGATCGAACGCGGCGGCACGTGGGACAAGGGCAAGGGCTTCGACACCTTCGGCCCGATCGGTCCGTGGGTCGTGACGCGCGATGAAGTCGCCGATCCGCAGAACCTGAGCCTGTGGCTCGAAGTGGATGGTCATCGCTACCAGAACGGCAGCACGAAGACGATGGTGTTCGGCGTCGCCAAGCTGGTGTCGTATGTATCGCAGTGCATGAGCCTGCAACCGGGCGATGTGATCTCGACGGGCACGCCGCCGGGCGTCGGCATGGGTGTGAAGCCGAATCCGGTGTTCCTGAAGCCGGGACAGACGATGCGCCTGGGTATCGAAGGGCTTGGCGAGCAGACGCAGAAGACTTACGCGGCGGAGTGA
- a CDS encoding SDR family oxidoreductase codes for MTQRLAGKTALITAAGQGIGLATAELFASEGARVIATDIRIDGLAGKPVEARKLDVLDGAAIAALAAELGAIDVLFNCAGFVHAGNILECSEADWDFAFDLNAKAMYRMIRAFLPAMLENGGGSIINMSSAASSVKGVPNRLAYSASKAAVIGLTKAVAADFITRGVRCNAICPGTVASPSLEQRIVAQAQAQGATLDAVQAAFVARQPMGRIGKPEEIAALALYLASDESSFTTGHAHVIDGGWSN; via the coding sequence ATGACACAAAGACTGGCTGGCAAGACGGCCCTGATCACCGCGGCGGGACAAGGCATCGGCCTCGCCACCGCCGAGCTGTTCGCGAGCGAAGGCGCCCGCGTGATCGCCACGGATATCCGCATCGACGGGCTCGCCGGCAAGCCGGTCGAGGCGCGCAAGCTCGACGTGCTCGACGGTGCCGCGATCGCCGCGCTGGCCGCCGAACTCGGCGCGATCGACGTGCTGTTCAACTGCGCGGGCTTCGTGCACGCCGGCAACATCCTCGAATGCAGCGAGGCGGACTGGGATTTCGCCTTCGACCTCAATGCGAAGGCGATGTACCGGATGATCCGCGCGTTCCTGCCAGCCATGCTGGAAAACGGCGGCGGGTCGATCATCAACATGTCGTCGGCGGCGTCGAGCGTGAAGGGCGTGCCGAACCGGCTGGCGTACAGCGCGTCGAAGGCGGCCGTGATCGGACTGACCAAGGCCGTCGCGGCCGATTTCATTACGCGTGGTGTACGCTGTAACGCGATCTGCCCGGGCACGGTGGCTTCGCCGTCGCTCGAACAGCGGATCGTCGCGCAGGCTCAGGCGCAAGGCGCGACGCTCGATGCCGTGCAGGCCGCATTCGTCGCGCGTCAGCCGATGGGCCGCATCGGCAAGCCGGAGGAAATCGCCGCGCTGGCGCTGTATCTCGCGTCCGACGAATCGTCGTTCACCACGGGCCACGCGCACGTGATCGACGGCGGCTGGTCGAATTGA
- a CDS encoding amidohydrolase family protein, producing the protein MPIDAHQHYWDPARGDYEWLTPELTLLYRPFGPADLKPLRERAGIERTVVVQAAPTLDETRYLLDIARHEASIAGVVGWVPLLLPTAPALIEALAHEPKFKGVRPMLQDLPDDTWIANPDLAPAIEMLIAHDLSFDALIYARHAEHFETFATRFPALRIVVDHGAKPPIRYGRGSFAGWADAITRLAALPNVHCKLSGLVTEASLSWTEDTLRPYVEHLLKTFGPARLMWGSDWPVLDLNGDYLLWHSVATTLLASLSESEQEAVFGGNAATFYRL; encoded by the coding sequence TGACATTGCTCTATCGGCCGTTCGGCCCGGCGGATCTGAAACCGCTGCGCGAACGGGCGGGCATCGAACGAACGGTGGTGGTGCAGGCGGCGCCGACGCTCGACGAGACGCGTTACCTGCTGGACATCGCGCGGCATGAGGCATCGATCGCGGGGGTGGTCGGCTGGGTGCCGCTGCTGTTACCCACGGCGCCGGCGCTGATCGAAGCGCTCGCGCACGAACCCAAGTTCAAGGGCGTGCGGCCGATGTTGCAGGATTTACCGGACGACACGTGGATCGCGAATCCCGATCTCGCGCCCGCGATCGAGATGCTGATCGCGCACGACCTGAGCTTCGACGCGCTGATTTACGCGCGCCATGCCGAGCATTTCGAGACCTTCGCGACGCGCTTTCCGGCGCTGCGCATCGTCGTCGATCATGGCGCGAAGCCGCCGATCCGCTACGGTCGCGGCTCGTTCGCGGGCTGGGCCGACGCGATCACGCGGCTGGCGGCGTTGCCGAATGTGCATTGCAAGTTGTCGGGGCTCGTCACCGAGGCGTCGTTGAGCTGGACCGAAGACACGTTGCGGCCGTACGTCGAGCATCTGCTGAAGACGTTCGGTCCCGCGCGCCTGATGTGGGGCAGCGACTGGCCGGTGCTCGATCTGAACGGCGACTATCTGCTGTGGCATTCGGTGGCGACGACGTTGCTCGCATCGTTGAGCGAGAGCGAGCAGGAGGCGGTTTTCGGCGGCAATGCCGCCACGTTTTACAGGCTTTGA